One window of Rissa tridactyla isolate bRisTri1 chromosome 26, bRisTri1.patW.cur.20221130, whole genome shotgun sequence genomic DNA carries:
- the LOC128901531 gene encoding butyrophilin subfamily 1 member A1-like: MDQRRWLFFTVALLTAIPLSENFEVTSPKNVMGVVGQDTILPCHISSTKPLENIEVRWKKITDGYIEDIHIYRQFGDKPTQKYLGRTSVPIDGFATGNVSLTLKNVQPADEGTYSCFVKSLDWGADTATMLSVAGTSEVFFEILGPQRNGLELACRSHGWFPKPTVQWVTQSKHRLSPNTAIHQDSKQLFSVLSRVTVTREEAGEVTCQILNPLVQTEQKTTVHLSSAVFPRVSPWLPAFWILFISFLLTLAAGASLAFRETEKRLLLAEEKELKDRCGKRPFTVENGKGAAIVEKRQNCTAPGNAEMSLMLEPGVNALSRVLEFRRARSHMVPITLDEAQKHSELAVSSDQRIVQHKPSAQQPVMGRQLPIVVGREGFASGHYYWEVHVEDGLDWELGVLTETVRGTLKERSWKDLPEDGVWLLRRVNGKYWPEDVNAKILSSEKVQLRVVGLDLNLELSTLSFYNIVTEDCILDISIKGIEGSTKLYPFLRPGLDQLQEQIAQVEEENGKLQEKIDQFRDENKQLRIEKRNLQEKIDQFRDENEQLRIEKKFLQTQQHKVDVTLEADTAHPRLEISDDGKSVKDTGTIRNVPRNQKRFDSHTFVLAKEGYTSGRHYWQVDVGKRRSWALGIARESVTRKGTVTLTPKNGFWVIGCADGREYWAYADPWTRLRVSGKLQKVGIFLDISAKKMTFYNVHKKASLYTFTMGGDSSQEEKFFPFFSTGPATTKPDDEPLRIMWVLDDDE; this comes from the exons AAGAAAATCACAGATGGGTATATAGAGGATATCCACATATACAGGCAGTTTGGTGACAAACCAACACAGAAATACCTTGGGCGGACATCAGTGCCAATAGACGGATTTGCCACTGGCAATGTGTCCCTAACACTGAAGAATGTCCAGCCAGCAGATGAAGGAACATACAGCTGCTTCGTGAAGTCCTTGGACTGGGGTGCTGATACGGCCACCATGCTCAGCGTTGCAG GTACCAGTGAAGTATTCTTTGAGATACTGGGCCCCCAGAGGAATGGGCTTGAGCTCGCCTGTAGATCACATGGATGGTTCCCCAAACCTACTGTCCAGTGGGTTACTCAGAGTAAGCACAGACTGTCTCCGAACACTGCAATACACCAGGACAGCAAGCAACTCTTCAGTGTGCTGAGTCGAGTCACGGTCACAAGAGAGGAAGCGGGAGAAGTCACCTGTCAAATCCTGAACCCCCTGGTGCAGACTGAGCAGAAAACTACTGTGCACCTCTCAA GTGCTGTTTTTCCACGTGTGTCTCCATGGCTCCCTGCCTTCTGGATACTATTCATTTCATTTCTCCTCACATTGGCTGCTGGTGCTTCTCTGGCATTTAGAG AAACTGAGAAACGCTTGCTGCTTGCAG aagagaaggagctGAAGGATCGATGCGGTAAGAGACCATTTACAGTGGAAAATGGAAAGGGTGCTGCCATTGTGGAAAAGAGGCAGAACTGCACTGCCCCTGGAAATGCAGAGATGTCGCTGATGCTGGAGCCAGGAGTTA ATGCACTAAGCAGAGTACTAG agtTCAGAAGAGCTCGAAGCCACATGG tGCCCATCACCCTGGATGAAGCACAGAAACACTCTGAGCTTGCTGTGTCCTCTGACCAGAGAATAGTCCAGCACAAGCCATCTGCTCAGCAGCCCGTCATGGGGCGCCAGCTCCCCAtcgtggtggggagggagggctttGCCTCTGGGCACTATTACTGGGAGGTGCATGTAGAAGATGGGCTGGactgggagctgggggtgctgacGGAGACCGTGAGGGGGACACTGAAAGAGAGGAGCTGGAAGGACCTCCCTGAGGATGGGGTCTGGTTGCTGAGAAGGGTGAACGGGAAGTACTGGCCTGAGGATGTCAATGCCAAGATACTGTCATCGGAGAAAGTCCAACTACGAGTGGTTGGGCTGGACTTGAACTTAGAGCTGAGCACCCTCTCCTTCTACAACATTGTGACTGAAGATTGTATCCTGGACATCTCCATCAAAGGCATCGAAGGGTCAACAAAGCTGTACCCATTCCTCAGGCCAGGCCTTG aTCAACTACAAGAGCAGATAG CCCAGGTGGAAGAAGAAAACG gAAAACTTCAGGAGAAAATAG ATCAGTTCCGCGACGAAAATA AGCAACTGCGGATAGAAAAGA gAAACCTTCAGGAGAAGATAG ATCAGTTCCGCGACGAAAATG AGCAACTGCGGATAGAAAAGA AATTTCTGCAGACACAGCAACACAAAG TGGATGTCACGCTCGAGGCTGACACGGCTCACCCCAGATTGGAAATCTCAGATGATGGGAAGAGTGTGAAAGATACTGGCACCATCAGAAATGTGCCCAGGAATCAGAAAAGATTTGATTCCCACACTTTTGTGTTGGCAAAGGAAGGATACACATCTGGGAGACACTACTGGCAAGTGGATGTTGGCAAGAGAAGAAGCTGGGCCTTGGGCATTGCCCGGGAATCCGTGACTCGCAAAGGGACTGTGACTCTGACCCCTAAGAATGGCTTTTGGGTCATAGGGTGTGCAGATGGGCGAGAGTATTGGGCCTACGCAGACCCTTGGACCCGTTTGAGGGTGAGTGGGAAGCTGCAAAAGGTTGGGATCTTCCTGGACATCTCAGCCAAGAAGATGACGTTTTACAACGTCCATAAGAAAGCGTCTCTGTACACTTTCACCATGGGAGGTGACAGCAGCCAGGAAGagaagttttttcctttcttctcaacAGGCCCTGCTACTACAAAGCCTGACGATGAGCCTCTAAGAATAATGTGGGTGTTGGATGATGATGAATGA